The Kitasatospora setae KM-6054 genome contains a region encoding:
- a CDS encoding pentapeptide repeat-containing protein codes for MKNRTYGTARVALPGLDATDRHLRPVGHLGGDSVRDFLYADTDLRDLDLIDTALLAGRIRNLSAQRTTLEGVRLSSVEITASTIASLAWSGSRATQVHWSGSRLMGATLSNVTLGDVLFEGCRLDYATFDNVRAAGTLVFDRCILTEAVFTGCDLTDALFRDCTLDKTTFNRGKYRGTDLRGNELSTISGTAHLTGVLLDPAQPDQLTRALLTELDATVLPLDQT; via the coding sequence GTGAAGAACCGCACCTACGGCACCGCCCGTGTCGCTCTGCCCGGCCTCGACGCGACCGACCGGCACCTGCGACCGGTCGGCCACCTCGGCGGCGACAGCGTCCGCGACTTCCTCTACGCCGACACCGACCTGCGCGACCTCGACCTCATCGACACCGCGCTCCTCGCCGGCCGGATCCGCAACCTCTCCGCCCAGCGCACCACCCTCGAAGGCGTCCGCCTGTCCTCCGTCGAGATCACCGCCAGCACCATCGCCTCGCTGGCCTGGTCCGGCAGCCGCGCCACCCAGGTCCACTGGTCCGGTAGCCGCCTCATGGGCGCCACCCTCAGCAACGTCACCCTGGGTGACGTCCTCTTCGAGGGCTGCCGCCTCGACTACGCCACCTTCGACAACGTCCGGGCGGCCGGCACCCTCGTCTTCGACCGCTGCATCCTCACCGAGGCCGTCTTCACCGGCTGCGACCTGACCGACGCCCTCTTCCGCGACTGCACGCTCGACAAGACCACCTTCAACCGCGGCAAGTACCGCGGCACCGACCTGCGCGGCAACGAGCTGAGCACCATCAGCGGCACAGCCCACCTCACCGGCGTCCTGCTCGACCCCGCCCAACCCGACCAGCTCACCCGCGCGCTGCTCACCGAACTCGACGCCACCGTCCTACCGCTCGACCAGACCTGA
- the amcA gene encoding multiple cyclophane-containing RiPP AmcA: MNALATLTAAVGSPELDHLLQRAVPAVTTEGWDNQPTWSNNPGTPWNNTPSWDNTPVNPWSDWHNGPAWADFPNNR; encoded by the coding sequence GTGAACGCCCTCGCCACCCTCACCGCGGCAGTCGGCTCCCCGGAACTCGACCACCTCCTCCAGCGCGCCGTACCCGCTGTGACCACCGAAGGCTGGGACAACCAGCCGACCTGGAGCAACAACCCCGGCACCCCCTGGAACAACACCCCGAGCTGGGACAACACCCCCGTCAACCCGTGGAGCGACTGGCACAACGGCCCGGCCTGGGCGGACTTCCCGAACAACCGGTAG
- the amcB gene encoding cyclophane-forming radical SAM peptide maturase AmcB gives MRPAPTTPVACPPTSDPRARYLRWISDRPRQVVLQPTTFCNLDCSYCYLPGRAVKNAMPVEVAAAVARSVTELTDASGPPVRIIWHAGEPLTLGRVRFAELLAPFESLRAEGRVQHAVQTNATLIDDRWCDLLAVHGVRVGVSVDGPRVLNARRVDRAGRAAFDRILRGIGALREYGLPFSVISVVSRESLHAPEALLDHLTALGCRSIGLNIEEYEGVNTGRAVPDLGDAVDFWARVLTWSHHRPDAPPVRELDRLGSYLRMTRDGTRPQWEDARHDPIPTVTANGDVVLLSPELADTRTSAYDDFRAGNILRQPLAAILADAHRLRYVTEFLTGLDNCRTSCDFFDFCRGSQAGNRYFEHGTFTATETAYCRSTEQALVIAAADTTRKDTTA, from the coding sequence ATGCGACCAGCACCGACGACACCGGTGGCCTGCCCGCCCACGTCCGACCCCAGGGCCCGCTACCTGCGGTGGATCAGCGACCGGCCCCGGCAGGTCGTCCTCCAGCCGACGACCTTCTGCAACCTGGACTGCTCCTACTGCTACCTGCCGGGGCGGGCGGTGAAGAACGCGATGCCCGTCGAGGTCGCCGCAGCCGTCGCCCGCTCGGTCACCGAACTGACCGACGCGAGCGGCCCGCCGGTGCGGATCATCTGGCACGCGGGCGAACCCCTCACCCTCGGCCGGGTGCGCTTCGCCGAGCTGCTGGCCCCGTTCGAATCACTGCGCGCCGAAGGCCGCGTCCAGCACGCCGTCCAGACCAACGCCACCTTGATCGACGACCGGTGGTGCGACCTGCTCGCCGTCCACGGCGTGCGCGTCGGGGTCAGCGTCGACGGTCCGCGCGTCCTCAACGCGCGCCGCGTCGACCGGGCCGGGCGGGCGGCGTTCGACCGGATCCTGCGCGGCATCGGCGCGTTGCGCGAGTACGGCCTGCCGTTCTCGGTGATCTCCGTGGTCAGCCGGGAGAGCCTGCACGCGCCCGAGGCGCTGCTCGACCACCTCACCGCCCTGGGCTGCCGGTCCATCGGGCTGAACATCGAGGAGTACGAGGGCGTCAACACCGGCCGGGCCGTACCCGACCTCGGCGACGCCGTCGACTTCTGGGCCCGGGTGCTCACCTGGAGCCACCACCGTCCCGACGCACCGCCCGTCCGCGAACTCGACCGGCTCGGCTCCTACCTGCGGATGACCCGCGACGGTACCCGCCCGCAGTGGGAGGACGCCCGGCACGACCCGATCCCCACCGTCACCGCGAACGGCGACGTCGTCCTGCTGAGCCCCGAACTCGCCGACACCCGAACCTCCGCCTACGACGACTTCCGCGCTGGCAACATCCTGCGGCAGCCGCTCGCCGCGATCCTCGCCGACGCCCACCGACTGCGCTACGTCACCGAGTTCCTCACTGGCCTGGACAACTGCCGTACCAGCTGCGACTTCTTCGACTTCTGCCGCGGCTCCCAGGCCGGCAACCGCTACTTCGAGCACGGCACCTTCACCGCCACCGAGACCGCGTACTGCCGCTCCACCGAACAGGCCCTCGTGATCGCCGCCGCCGACACCACCCGGAAGGACACCACCGCGTGA